In Sutterella faecalis, a genomic segment contains:
- a CDS encoding RNA methyltransferase, whose product MQQTPELTRRVRFVLCEPAHPGNIGSAARAIKTMGFRDLRVVAPREPGYRTHPEAVAYATSSIDVLEASRMHETLADALEGVTFAWALTGYDREYGPKLSPMREAAGKATAWLEQMEGDLAFVFGTERSGMTNEEIMLCQGCAAIPADPQSPSLNLSQAVQIAAYEMQMALLAAEGKEGELYDWQGRFENDEPASSESIEGFYGHWEKAMEACGYHDPANPRHLMDMTRRIFSRSGLSKNELALLRGICAAIIQPKKERIGSKTKAQSARASESSD is encoded by the coding sequence ATGCAGCAGACGCCCGAGCTTACCCGACGCGTTCGATTCGTCCTCTGTGAACCCGCTCATCCGGGCAATATCGGCTCGGCCGCCCGAGCCATCAAGACAATGGGGTTTCGCGACCTGAGGGTTGTGGCGCCCCGCGAGCCCGGCTACCGCACGCACCCGGAAGCCGTTGCGTATGCGACGAGCTCCATCGATGTGCTCGAAGCTTCGCGCATGCATGAGACGCTTGCCGACGCCCTCGAAGGCGTTACCTTTGCCTGGGCGCTCACGGGCTACGACCGCGAATACGGTCCGAAGCTCTCGCCCATGCGGGAAGCTGCCGGGAAGGCGACCGCCTGGCTCGAACAGATGGAAGGCGACCTTGCCTTTGTTTTTGGTACCGAGCGAAGCGGCATGACGAACGAGGAAATCATGCTCTGTCAGGGATGCGCGGCCATTCCGGCCGATCCCCAGAGCCCGAGCCTCAATCTTTCCCAGGCCGTGCAGATTGCCGCCTACGAAATGCAGATGGCGCTTCTCGCAGCCGAAGGAAAGGAAGGCGAGCTCTACGACTGGCAGGGTCGCTTTGAAAACGATGAGCCCGCGTCGAGCGAGTCGATCGAAGGGTTCTACGGGCACTGGGAAAAGGCGATGGAAGCCTGCGGCTACCATGATCCCGCCAATCCCAGGCACCTGATGGACATGACTCGGCGGATCTTCAGCCGTTCGGGGCTCTCGAAGAACGAACTTGCGCTTCTTCGCGGGATCTGCGCCGCCATCATCCAGCCGAAGAAGGAGCGGATCGGAAGCAAAACGAAGGCTCAGTCCGCCCGCGCGTCCGAATCCTCCGACTGA
- the cysE gene encoding serine O-acetyltransferase yields MISDARELIETIREKDPAAHSTLEIFFSYPGFHAVVIHRAAHWCWLQGWESFSRWVSHVGRFLTGIEIHPGAKIGRRVFIDHGMGVVIGETAEVGDDCTIYHGVTLGGTSLTKGAKRHPTLEEGVVVGAGAKVLGSFTVGAGAQIGSNAVVVKPVPAGAVVVGVPGRATCPKTAKKPGCEEKTAEEKPRESEFHAYGVSAGDRDPYAVSILELVRVVEAQSAEIRRLSGEVKALGGKAVDDVADFDRSKLWTSARNHKSEDGKASQ; encoded by the coding sequence ATTATCAGTGACGCCAGGGAACTTATTGAAACCATCCGGGAAAAGGATCCGGCAGCGCACAGCACGCTCGAAATCTTCTTTTCCTATCCGGGGTTTCATGCGGTGGTCATCCACCGCGCGGCGCACTGGTGCTGGCTTCAGGGGTGGGAGAGCTTCTCCCGCTGGGTCTCCCACGTCGGGCGCTTCCTCACCGGCATTGAAATTCATCCGGGCGCAAAGATCGGCCGCCGGGTCTTCATCGACCACGGCATGGGCGTCGTGATCGGCGAGACGGCGGAAGTGGGCGACGACTGCACGATCTATCACGGGGTGACGCTCGGCGGAACGTCCCTCACCAAAGGCGCGAAGCGCCATCCGACGCTCGAAGAAGGCGTCGTGGTGGGCGCGGGCGCGAAGGTGCTCGGCTCCTTCACCGTTGGTGCCGGCGCTCAGATCGGTTCGAACGCCGTCGTCGTGAAGCCCGTTCCGGCGGGTGCTGTTGTAGTTGGCGTGCCGGGTCGCGCCACGTGCCCCAAGACTGCAAAGAAGCCCGGGTGCGAAGAGAAGACGGCGGAAGAGAAGCCCAGGGAATCGGAATTCCACGCGTATGGCGTGAGTGCCGGCGACCGGGATCCGTACGCGGTTTCCATCCTTGAGCTCGTTCGAGTGGTCGAAGCTCAGAGCGCGGAAATACGCAGGCTCTCGGGTGAAGTCAAGGCGCTTGGCGGAAAGGCTGTCGACGATGTGGCGGATTTTGACCGTTCAAAGCTTTGGACCTCGGCGCGAAACCATAAGAGCGAGGACGGGAAGGCCTCGCAGTAA
- a CDS encoding radical SAM protein, with protein MSEVVSHPLARPTSETASFDWRASPSSDPRRLAFADAADGASSEVPERQVLTGAAADEEIENLLDRTRRGKAVAEIHVPFCETRCEGCGCWQNDYRELESSRYADAVVREMRLWSGEHAQSGTPIQALRIGGGNPTALEPVDILRILSNARRILPLANDCEIEFDARVHHFTEEKMEAALAGGVTRFLLPVRSFNTAVRRAAGRVEDAHAVVKTLERLLSYDEASVAVELNYGLPGQSLEVWESDLKTASSMDLDGLTLRAAGEPEFPAEAEKTFRAASDELLASEHALAFELLPGEGWEARSALGWGRSERERSLYRSLAMGDADRLVFGSGARGRLFGREYLIEPELDKWLGAVYSGRRAVREVTLPRPYWRAAALLAQGIAAGRFSITRTERAGGVMLGGILEPLLDNWRAAGLISGKGDWIRLTEAGAFHQFRLAGAVRNYVENMTSELVELPYISSVRQFPTVPLMAESDWRSAEASLAAAS; from the coding sequence ATGTCTGAAGTCGTCTCTCATCCGCTCGCCCGTCCTACGTCCGAAACCGCGTCCTTTGACTGGCGCGCATCGCCTTCGTCCGATCCCCGCAGATTGGCATTCGCGGATGCCGCTGACGGCGCGTCTTCGGAAGTCCCTGAGCGTCAGGTGCTGACAGGAGCGGCCGCCGACGAAGAGATTGAGAATCTTCTTGACCGGACGCGCAGAGGCAAAGCTGTTGCGGAAATCCATGTGCCTTTCTGCGAAACGCGCTGCGAAGGATGCGGCTGCTGGCAGAACGACTACCGTGAGCTTGAGAGCAGCCGATACGCGGATGCCGTCGTGCGCGAAATGCGTCTCTGGAGCGGCGAGCATGCGCAGTCGGGTACGCCCATTCAGGCGCTTCGCATCGGGGGCGGCAATCCCACGGCGCTTGAGCCCGTGGACATTCTGCGCATTCTTTCCAACGCGAGACGAATTCTTCCGCTTGCGAACGACTGCGAAATCGAATTTGATGCCCGCGTGCATCACTTTACCGAGGAAAAGATGGAGGCCGCGCTTGCGGGCGGCGTCACGCGCTTCCTTCTTCCCGTGAGGTCCTTCAACACGGCCGTGCGGCGCGCTGCGGGACGAGTGGAGGATGCCCATGCGGTCGTGAAGACGCTCGAGCGCCTTCTCTCCTACGACGAAGCGAGCGTTGCGGTTGAACTTAATTACGGTTTGCCGGGGCAGTCGCTGGAAGTCTGGGAAAGCGATCTGAAAACCGCTTCCTCAATGGATCTCGACGGCCTTACGCTTCGTGCGGCGGGCGAGCCCGAATTCCCGGCCGAAGCCGAGAAAACCTTCCGCGCGGCTTCGGATGAGCTCCTTGCATCCGAGCATGCACTCGCCTTCGAGCTCCTGCCCGGCGAAGGATGGGAGGCGCGCTCGGCGCTCGGCTGGGGACGCTCGGAGCGCGAACGGAGCCTCTACCGGTCGCTTGCCATGGGCGACGCAGACCGGCTCGTCTTCGGGTCGGGCGCAAGAGGCCGTCTCTTCGGGCGCGAATACCTGATCGAACCCGAACTCGACAAGTGGCTCGGCGCCGTCTATTCAGGCCGAAGGGCTGTGCGGGAAGTGACGCTTCCCAGACCTTATTGGCGCGCCGCAGCGCTCCTTGCACAGGGGATTGCCGCAGGGCGCTTCTCCATCACGCGTACGGAACGTGCGGGCGGCGTCATGCTGGGCGGCATCCTCGAGCCGCTCCTTGACAACTGGCGTGCTGCCGGTCTCATCAGCGGCAAGGGCGACTGGATACGCCTCACGGAAGCGGGCGCCTTCCATCAGTTCCGCCTTGCGGGCGCAGTCAGAAATTATGTCGAGAACATGACTTCCGAGCTCGTGGAGCTTCCCTATATTTCTTCCGTCCGGCAGTTCCCGACGGTTCCTCTCATGGCGGAAAGCGACTGGCGCTCGGCCGAGGCTTCGCTCGCGGCAGCGAGCTGA
- a CDS encoding MipA/OmpV family protein produces MKKTFVSGTVALMLAAAAGAAAAGSFSLGAATFVNFPVYKDADPQWYPLPVVQYEGDHFYVNGIEGGAYLFKQGGHSLRLGVSWMPMYFKTDRSDNAAVRKLDDRKTSLAGMLSYQWAGNFGKISAGIKADVLGESDGVLVGADYSYDFRFSKLVVTPSIGVLWANDKFNDYYFGISKNEAARSGLDEYHPDSGLAYTAGVKTSYAIDNHWVAFGTVGAMRLSDEVKDSPMTESSAVNWTVGAGIMYRFD; encoded by the coding sequence ATGAAGAAGACCTTTGTTTCAGGGACAGTTGCGCTGATGCTCGCCGCAGCCGCGGGTGCAGCCGCTGCGGGGAGCTTTTCGCTCGGCGCCGCGACTTTCGTCAATTTCCCCGTTTATAAGGATGCGGATCCGCAGTGGTACCCGCTTCCGGTGGTTCAGTACGAAGGCGATCACTTCTATGTGAACGGCATTGAGGGCGGCGCTTATCTCTTTAAGCAGGGCGGCCATAGCCTGAGGCTTGGCGTGAGCTGGATGCCGATGTACTTCAAAACGGACCGCTCCGACAACGCCGCCGTGAGGAAGCTCGACGACCGCAAGACGAGTCTCGCGGGCATGCTTTCCTACCAGTGGGCGGGGAACTTCGGCAAGATCTCTGCCGGCATAAAGGCAGATGTTCTCGGCGAATCGGACGGCGTTCTGGTGGGCGCGGATTATTCGTACGACTTCCGCTTCTCGAAGCTCGTCGTCACGCCTTCCATCGGCGTTCTCTGGGCCAACGACAAGTTCAACGACTACTACTTCGGAATTTCGAAGAACGAAGCGGCCAGGAGCGGCCTCGATGAATATCATCCCGACAGCGGCCTTGCCTACACCGCAGGCGTGAAGACCTCCTACGCGATCGACAACCACTGGGTGGCGTTCGGCACGGTCGGGGCCATGCGTCTTTCCGACGAGGTGAAGGACAGCCCCATGACCGAGAGCAGCGCCGTCAACTGGACGGTCGGTGCCGGCATCATGTACCGCTTTGATTGA
- a CDS encoding Fic family protein — MISNNPRSGFIRQNQAGSQAYGSFVPASLPPNPAIQLDDELIGLLLEAKTKLAYLKGAARHIPNMERFLAMHVRKEALFSSQIEGTQATLDDILDPTLVHACNRDILDAVDNEQAVLFAVKQLQDVHGLPLSLRLLRETHKVLLKHSRGQDKSPGDFRHSQNWIGPTGCSLREASYVPPNPDDMTQALNALELYLHAPDALDPLIRAALIHYQFETIHPFLDGNGRIGRLLILLFLIDQKVIDAPYVYISYFLKIQRTQYYEHLTSVRENGTYEEWVKFFLRAAGEAAQNAIESIEKLSTLAAACRERILSGVRGTAARAKLERFLSYLEGAPIIEIKRTANDLGWSFPTTSKYVRIFCEAGILKEISGRSRGRVFAFEDYLAVLRKDMQPL; from the coding sequence GTGATCAGCAACAACCCGAGATCCGGCTTCATTCGCCAGAACCAGGCCGGATCCCAGGCTTATGGTTCTTTCGTTCCGGCGTCACTCCCACCGAATCCCGCCATCCAACTCGATGACGAGCTGATCGGACTGCTCCTCGAAGCGAAGACAAAACTGGCCTATCTCAAAGGAGCTGCGAGGCACATTCCCAATATGGAGAGGTTCCTTGCCATGCATGTGCGCAAGGAGGCGCTCTTCTCGTCCCAGATCGAAGGTACGCAAGCCACGCTTGACGACATCCTCGACCCAACGCTTGTCCATGCGTGCAATCGCGACATTCTGGATGCGGTGGACAATGAGCAGGCAGTTTTATTTGCCGTGAAGCAGCTCCAGGACGTTCATGGGCTTCCCTTAAGTCTTCGGCTTCTTCGGGAGACGCACAAGGTACTCCTCAAGCATTCGAGAGGACAGGACAAATCTCCCGGAGATTTTCGACATTCCCAGAATTGGATCGGACCGACCGGCTGCTCGCTTCGAGAGGCTTCCTATGTGCCTCCCAACCCGGACGACATGACGCAGGCGCTCAATGCCCTGGAGTTGTATCTGCATGCACCGGATGCTTTAGACCCGCTGATACGTGCTGCGCTCATTCATTATCAGTTCGAGACGATTCATCCATTTTTAGATGGCAACGGTCGCATCGGGCGCCTCTTGATCCTGCTCTTTCTTATCGATCAGAAGGTCATTGATGCCCCTTACGTTTACATCTCGTATTTCCTTAAAATTCAGCGTACTCAATACTACGAACACCTGACTTCTGTTCGTGAGAACGGAACTTACGAGGAATGGGTGAAGTTTTTCCTTCGGGCAGCCGGCGAGGCTGCTCAGAATGCGATTGAGAGCATTGAAAAGCTCTCCACACTCGCTGCGGCTTGTCGAGAAAGGATCCTTTCGGGCGTTCGCGGGACCGCAGCTCGTGCCAAGCTGGAGCGGTTTCTGAGTTACCTCGAAGGGGCGCCGATCATTGAGATCAAGCGCACGGCGAATGATCTGGGCTGGAGTTTTCCGACCACGTCCAAATACGTAAGGATCTTCTGCGAGGCCGGCATCCTGAAGGAAATATCCGGGAGGTCGCGAGGACGGGTATTTGCGTTTGAAGACTATCTCGCTGTTCTTCGGAAAGACATGCAGCCGCTATGA
- a CDS encoding NYN domain-containing protein, translated as MQRPFFVPMNYAILIDAGFLKHKLGSAAQPMGLNEVRALVTSLQSHPLLAEHHLHRIYYYDALPFQGKETVPLQGGVRDFSISPTAKRQEQLLSQIRQEPFFAVRAGELSFEGWGIPLKLLNTKQSELTIKADDLRPRISQKGVDMRIGMDMAALTLKHIAQILVLVTGDSDFVPAMKFARREGATVFVVPLGHRIKDVVREHADYVFDLLPKDVLVQH; from the coding sequence ATGCAGCGCCCTTTTTTTGTGCCTATGAATTACGCGATTCTGATTGATGCTGGTTTTCTGAAGCATAAGTTGGGTTCAGCCGCCCAGCCTATGGGATTAAATGAAGTTCGAGCTTTGGTGACGTCACTACAATCGCACCCACTGCTTGCAGAGCATCATTTACATCGAATTTATTATTACGATGCTCTTCCCTTTCAGGGCAAAGAAACTGTTCCTTTACAAGGAGGGGTCCGCGATTTCTCGATCTCTCCCACCGCTAAACGACAAGAGCAGTTGTTATCACAAATCCGACAGGAACCTTTTTTCGCGGTCCGCGCAGGCGAGTTGTCCTTTGAAGGTTGGGGAATTCCTCTCAAACTCCTTAATACAAAGCAATCGGAGTTAACTATCAAAGCTGATGACCTTCGGCCTCGGATTTCGCAAAAGGGTGTGGACATGCGAATCGGTATGGACATGGCAGCATTAACATTGAAACATATCGCCCAGATATTGGTTCTTGTTACTGGTGACAGCGACTTTGTACCAGCAATGAAATTCGCAAGAAGAGAAGGTGCAACAGTTTTTGTCGTTCCTCTTGGTCACCGCATCAAGGATGTGGTTAGAGAGCATGCAGATTACGTTTTCGACTTATTACCAAAAGACGTCTTAGTGCAGCATTGA
- a CDS encoding energy transducer TonB, with the protein MASGESHFATRAARISVIAAAVAAVLAAGLDVVEKVIAVPSLPEGILRERVTVTEFRRIEDPQEKPKVEEPLIEHTADESTFEVESKPEPPPKPEPEPEPEPEPEPVVEPPPPPPEPEPEPEPEPEPEPEPPPPPEPEPPPPPPPPKPKPVPKPAPKPAPKPVKPAPKPVIEAPQPADEAPSEASTGTNGLAASGGAGGVSNAGGNAALGDESTALALIVREIEAHKRYPRRARQTGIEGRVVLTVDIDENGVVRSVAVGEKHNSVLLNRAALQAADGLVGMKLPLAKAMTVSVPVVFTLK; encoded by the coding sequence ATGGCGAGCGGTGAGTCCCATTTTGCCACCCGGGCGGCACGCATTTCCGTCATTGCTGCGGCAGTGGCGGCCGTGCTCGCTGCAGGCCTCGATGTGGTCGAAAAGGTGATTGCGGTGCCGAGTCTCCCCGAGGGGATTCTGCGCGAGCGCGTCACCGTGACGGAATTCCGCCGCATTGAGGACCCTCAGGAGAAGCCGAAGGTTGAGGAACCGCTGATCGAGCATACGGCCGACGAGAGCACCTTCGAGGTGGAATCGAAGCCCGAACCGCCCCCTAAACCCGAGCCGGAACCTGAGCCTGAACCGGAACCCGAACCTGTCGTTGAGCCTCCGCCTCCCCCGCCGGAACCGGAGCCTGAACCCGAACCGGAGCCGGAACCAGAGCCCGAACCGCCGCCGCCTCCAGAACCGGAACCTCCGCCGCCTCCACCTCCTCCGAAGCCCAAGCCCGTACCGAAGCCTGCGCCCAAGCCTGCTCCCAAACCGGTGAAGCCGGCTCCGAAGCCTGTGATTGAAGCGCCTCAGCCTGCTGATGAGGCGCCCTCCGAAGCCTCAACGGGCACCAATGGTCTTGCTGCGTCGGGCGGTGCCGGCGGCGTATCGAACGCGGGCGGAAATGCTGCGCTCGGCGACGAGTCCACAGCGCTTGCCCTCATCGTGCGCGAAATTGAAGCGCATAAGCGCTATCCGAGACGCGCCCGGCAGACAGGCATTGAAGGCCGTGTCGTTCTTACCGTCGATATTGACGAAAACGGCGTGGTCCGCTCGGTTGCCGTGGGTGAAAAGCACAATTCGGTGCTTCTCAACCGTGCGGCGCTCCAGGCGGCCGACGGACTCGTCGGCATGAAGCTTCCGCTCGCGAAAGCCATGACGGTATCCGTTCCGGTGGTCTTCACGCTGAAATAG
- a CDS encoding ExbD/TolR family protein has translation MNSSFFDGFDEEPQIDLTPLIDCLFMLIIFFVLTMSFSRPVLEIILPEAKNAETSHERNEILLSVKADGTYAVNTDPVTLDELSLRLDADPDKLLNIYMDEKAPFAAFVKVLDLAKVKRAGRFVISTRDPGSTPAEPAEEGGNGER, from the coding sequence ATGAATTCGAGCTTCTTCGACGGCTTTGACGAGGAGCCCCAGATCGATCTCACCCCTCTGATCGACTGTCTCTTCATGCTCATCATCTTCTTCGTCCTCACGATGAGCTTCTCTCGTCCGGTACTGGAAATCATTCTCCCGGAAGCGAAGAATGCAGAGACGAGCCACGAGCGGAATGAAATTCTTCTCTCCGTCAAGGCGGACGGCACCTATGCGGTCAATACCGACCCGGTGACCCTTGACGAACTCTCCCTTCGGCTTGATGCGGATCCGGACAAGCTCCTCAACATCTACATGGATGAAAAGGCGCCTTTTGCCGCTTTCGTGAAGGTGCTCGACCTTGCCAAGGTAAAGCGCGCCGGGCGCTTCGTCATCAGCACGCGCGATCCGGGTTCGACGCCTGCTGAGCCAGCTGAAGAGGGCGGCAATGGCGAGCGGTGA